One Thermococcus eurythermalis DNA segment encodes these proteins:
- a CDS encoding aconitase X catalytic domain-containing protein, which translates to MYLTKEEELILAGEYGYALQKAMEILVALGDIYGAERLIPIKSAQIAGVSYKNIGDAGIEFLRDFADAGAKVSVYTTLNPAGIGDDEFMEKQREVLELYRAMGIEVTSTCTPYYGANLPKFGDHLAWSESSAVSFANSIIGARTNREGGPSSLAAAIVGKTPEYGLHLDENRKATIAVKVEANVKRFVDYSALGYHLGKALGNDVPYLTGLRPESVDHLKELGASMAATGSIALYHVEGETPEYRHAVDDKIETLTVEEKDLMAVRESFSDDWSEIDMILIGCPHASLVEIKEIAELLRMRGKPLRIPLFITASRTVKALADSLGYTEVIERYNGRIVADSCFVVSPIKGWYRGIATNSGKSAFYFRSFGFSVRLDDAERLIKEAP; encoded by the coding sequence ATGTACCTGACAAAGGAGGAGGAGCTCATTCTGGCAGGGGAGTATGGGTACGCGCTCCAGAAGGCTATGGAAATCCTGGTCGCCCTTGGGGACATCTACGGTGCAGAGCGCCTGATACCAATAAAGAGCGCCCAGATTGCGGGCGTCTCCTACAAGAACATCGGCGACGCCGGCATTGAGTTTCTGAGGGACTTCGCTGATGCAGGTGCGAAGGTAAGCGTTTACACGACCCTCAACCCGGCTGGAATAGGCGATGACGAGTTCATGGAGAAGCAGAGGGAAGTCCTCGAACTCTACCGAGCGATGGGGATAGAGGTAACCTCAACTTGCACGCCCTACTACGGCGCAAACCTGCCGAAGTTCGGCGACCACCTGGCCTGGAGCGAGAGCTCGGCGGTGAGCTTTGCAAACTCCATAATCGGGGCGAGGACAAACAGGGAGGGCGGGCCGTCGAGTTTGGCTGCAGCTATAGTAGGGAAGACCCCTGAGTACGGCCTCCATCTCGACGAGAACAGAAAAGCCACGATAGCGGTTAAAGTGGAAGCGAACGTGAAACGCTTCGTTGACTACTCGGCCCTCGGCTACCACCTCGGGAAGGCCCTCGGGAACGACGTCCCATACCTAACGGGGCTCAGGCCTGAGAGCGTTGACCACCTCAAGGAGCTTGGGGCATCTATGGCCGCGACCGGCTCGATAGCGCTGTACCACGTCGAGGGCGAGACGCCGGAATACAGGCACGCGGTTGATGACAAGATTGAGACCCTGACCGTGGAGGAGAAAGACCTTATGGCCGTCAGAGAGAGCTTCTCGGACGACTGGAGCGAAATAGACATGATTCTAATCGGCTGTCCTCACGCCTCACTGGTGGAGATTAAGGAGATAGCCGAGCTCCTCAGAATGCGCGGAAAACCCCTCAGGATTCCGCTCTTCATTACCGCGAGCAGAACCGTAAAGGCCCTGGCGGATTCTCTCGGCTATACTGAGGTCATAGAGCGCTACAACGGCAGGATTGTCGCGGACTCATGCTTTGTTGTGTCGCCGATTAAGGGCTGGTACAGGGGCATAGCGACCAACAGCGGGAAGAGTGCCTTCTACTTCCGCTCGTTCGGCTTCAGCGTGAGGCTCGACGACGCCGAGAGGCTCATAAAGGAGGCCCCGTGA
- a CDS encoding glycosyltransferase family 4 protein: protein MRVIMVGHYPPHGGGVARHLDNLVRELRERGHEVHVLTYGPVKPRDFEREFVHQVRVPPVYGFRGTSFAFLGARKLVRLHRKFNFDIIHAHFVGTTSFAGALARERLNIPFVVTTHGSDLEHTAKLALGRLYVRKSLEKADAVVAVSHYLAKLAERLGAGEVRVIPNGVEKMEEVPAKRRYITFIGALREYKSPETFIELARHFPGEEFLVAGDGPLRARLEKDAPHNVRFLGYRRDINRILSESRLLVLPSKREGFGLVILEATSLGVPAIGRRVSAIPELIRDGKNGLTFESFDELVDAVRKMLEPKRNRKAGWIGRHVAGLYSWKRVAREVESLYKSLTG from the coding sequence ATGCGCGTTATAATGGTTGGCCACTACCCGCCCCACGGCGGGGGCGTTGCGAGGCATCTCGACAACCTGGTGAGGGAGCTTAGGGAGAGGGGACACGAAGTCCACGTCCTGACATACGGCCCCGTGAAGCCGAGGGACTTTGAGAGGGAGTTCGTGCACCAGGTCAGAGTGCCCCCGGTTTATGGATTCCGAGGGACGAGCTTCGCCTTTCTTGGGGCGAGGAAACTTGTCAGGCTCCACCGGAAGTTTAATTTCGACATCATACACGCCCATTTCGTCGGGACAACGAGCTTCGCCGGCGCCCTTGCCAGGGAGAGGCTGAACATCCCGTTCGTTGTAACAACCCACGGGAGCGACCTTGAACACACCGCGAAGCTGGCGCTCGGGAGGCTCTACGTCAGAAAGAGCCTTGAAAAGGCGGACGCGGTTGTGGCCGTCAGCCACTACCTGGCGAAGCTCGCCGAGAGGCTGGGGGCGGGGGAGGTCAGGGTAATCCCAAACGGCGTCGAGAAAATGGAAGAAGTCCCCGCAAAAAGGCGCTACATCACGTTTATCGGCGCCCTGCGGGAGTACAAGTCCCCGGAGACCTTCATCGAGCTCGCGAGACACTTTCCGGGGGAAGAGTTCCTCGTGGCTGGGGACGGCCCCCTAAGGGCTAGGCTCGAAAAGGACGCACCCCATAACGTCCGCTTCCTCGGCTATCGGAGGGACATCAACAGAATTCTGTCCGAGAGCAGACTGCTCGTCCTCCCCTCGAAGAGAGAAGGCTTCGGCCTCGTAATCCTGGAGGCAACTTCCCTTGGAGTTCCTGCCATCGGAAGGCGCGTGAGTGCAATTCCGGAGCTCATAAGGGATGGTAAAAACGGACTGACGTTCGAGAGCTTTGATGAGCTCGTTGATGCTGTGAGGAAAATGCTCGAACCCAAGAGAAACCGGAAGGCTGGGTGGATAGGAAGGCACGTCGCCGGGCTCTACTCGTGGAAAAGGGTTGCCCGGGAAGTTGAAAGCCTTTACAAGTCCCTCACGGGATAG
- a CDS encoding SPFH domain-containing protein, translating into MVQVIEWVNPGEDEIIWRYPNEVIKWGAQLIVHEYEVAVFMRDGKIYDVLGPGRHTLTTQNLPLLYKLVGGSNSPFKATVIFVSMKQFQGRYGGETQTRELAPVKYYGVYWFKVADPVLFITEVVGGQSLYDTQDVTKFIRAYFNEGMMKHLSAYSIVDLFQNLDMVSTQVKVKLMEDFRRLGLELVDVKIEGVNTTDEWRQRLFWLMQTGNAQAVMQMDTVKQVAAELGKSPGAGMGTGMVLVPQLFQQPAQPAQPAQPYAGAPPAPQQPPQAAPAQPAAQQEICPYCGKPIPPGARFCPYCGHEIKRCPNGHIVPEGAKFCPVCGAKIE; encoded by the coding sequence ATGGTTCAGGTTATAGAGTGGGTCAACCCAGGAGAAGACGAGATAATCTGGCGCTACCCCAACGAGGTCATAAAGTGGGGTGCCCAGCTGATAGTCCATGAGTACGAAGTGGCAGTCTTCATGCGCGACGGTAAAATCTACGACGTCCTCGGGCCCGGAAGGCACACGCTGACCACTCAGAACTTACCGCTTCTCTACAAGCTCGTTGGTGGCTCAAACAGCCCCTTCAAGGCAACGGTAATCTTCGTCAGCATGAAGCAGTTCCAGGGACGCTACGGAGGAGAGACCCAGACTAGGGAGCTTGCCCCAGTCAAGTACTACGGTGTCTACTGGTTCAAGGTCGCTGACCCGGTGCTATTCATAACCGAAGTCGTTGGTGGCCAGAGTCTCTACGACACCCAAGACGTCACCAAGTTCATCAGGGCATACTTCAACGAGGGCATGATGAAGCATCTCTCGGCTTATTCGATAGTTGACCTCTTCCAGAACCTTGACATGGTGAGCACGCAGGTCAAGGTCAAGCTCATGGAGGACTTCCGCAGGCTGGGACTTGAACTGGTTGATGTGAAGATTGAAGGGGTAAACACCACTGACGAGTGGCGCCAGAGGCTCTTCTGGCTCATGCAGACTGGCAACGCTCAAGCGGTTATGCAAATGGACACTGTAAAGCAAGTCGCGGCCGAGCTCGGCAAGAGCCCTGGTGCCGGAATGGGGACAGGTATGGTTCTTGTTCCCCAGCTCTTCCAGCAACCTGCCCAACCGGCCCAGCCGGCTCAGCCCTACGCCGGCGCTCCTCCGGCTCCTCAGCAGCCCCCGCAAGCCGCTCCCGCCCAGCCGGCGGCGCAGCAGGAAATCTGCCCCTACTGCGGCAAGCCCATTCCACCGGGAGCGCGCTTCTGCCCGTACTGCGGACACGAAATCAAGCGTTGCCCCAACGGCCACATAGTTCCGGAAGGAGCGAAGTTCTGTCCGGTCTGCGGGGCAAAGATTGAGTGA
- a CDS encoding class III signal peptide-containing protein codes for MKRSAQASIEYVFMVAIALVLILLFLRTFFDPRTGTVRKVGKFQNDTEAKISDEMDKVINEQD; via the coding sequence ATGAAAAGGAGTGCTCAGGCTTCAATAGAGTACGTTTTTATGGTGGCCATCGCCTTAGTCTTGATACTCTTGTTCCTGCGCACGTTCTTTGATCCCCGCACTGGTACCGTCCGCAAGGTGGGGAAATTCCAGAATGATACTGAGGCTAAAATCTCCGATGAGATGGATAAAGTTATTAACGAGCAAGATTAA
- a CDS encoding zinc ribbon domain-containing protein has product MEVTCPTCSAKFKVPDTVSVATCPYCGTTFHVHTGEESRVDHFFFPPMREDPAGRLLKFLSRQYGAPADIVGAKVTKKELHWVPVYFFYLHGRSKSNETVEEVEFFGIPAGSPFVALLTEYPFPIRGKRFFDDSIVKKGKYYEPDLDREKAEAIARSRLESALKKEASEENSYAGELELTVKFQGLVHYPLWEIHYEYGGENFVNFVDGTDGRVIRGEYPLMSDARKKATLLGAGVIGTGFVLGLLASALTGSLWGLVGGLAGGFAGGAGIFTKGSVKKRTISEVIKAGRGNVYFQPV; this is encoded by the coding sequence ATGGAGGTCACTTGTCCCACATGCTCTGCAAAGTTTAAGGTTCCCGACACGGTGAGCGTTGCCACCTGCCCCTACTGCGGAACCACATTCCACGTTCACACCGGTGAAGAGAGTCGGGTTGACCACTTCTTCTTCCCGCCCATGAGGGAAGACCCGGCAGGGCGGCTCCTCAAGTTCCTTTCGAGACAGTACGGGGCCCCTGCTGACATAGTGGGTGCGAAGGTCACGAAAAAGGAGCTCCACTGGGTTCCAGTGTACTTCTTCTACCTCCACGGGAGGAGCAAGAGCAATGAGACAGTCGAGGAAGTCGAGTTCTTTGGCATTCCGGCGGGGTCGCCCTTTGTAGCTCTCTTAACAGAGTATCCGTTCCCGATCAGGGGAAAGCGCTTCTTCGATGATAGTATAGTGAAGAAGGGAAAGTACTACGAGCCCGACCTGGACAGGGAAAAAGCCGAAGCGATAGCACGCTCAAGGCTTGAGAGCGCTTTGAAAAAGGAAGCCAGCGAAGAAAACTCATACGCCGGTGAGCTGGAGCTAACCGTGAAGTTCCAAGGATTGGTGCACTATCCCCTCTGGGAAATCCACTACGAGTACGGGGGCGAGAACTTTGTCAACTTCGTGGACGGGACTGATGGAAGGGTCATTAGAGGGGAGTACCCCCTTATGAGCGATGCCCGAAAGAAAGCAACGCTCCTTGGCGCCGGAGTGATAGGTACCGGATTTGTGCTTGGTCTTCTTGCATCAGCGCTGACAGGAAGCCTCTGGGGTTTGGTCGGAGGACTGGCAGGTGGGTTTGCAGGCGGAGCTGGAATCTTTACGAAAGGTTCTGTTAAGAAGAGAACCATAAGCGAAGTAATCAAGGCCGGTAGAGGTAACGTTTATTTCCAACCGGTATGA
- a CDS encoding DUF126 domain-containing protein, translated as MKLKGKKVVGGKAEGELIVSQKPLSFLGGVDPETGIVTDAESDIRGQSVAGKILAFPRGKGSTVGSYVIYALKKSGKAPKAIIVEEAETIVATGAIIAGIPMVQGIDVSKLKSGMKVRVDADSGEVEVEE; from the coding sequence ATGAAGCTGAAGGGGAAGAAAGTGGTCGGCGGAAAGGCTGAGGGCGAGCTGATAGTCTCGCAGAAACCGCTCTCCTTCCTCGGCGGGGTTGACCCCGAGACCGGCATCGTTACGGACGCCGAGAGCGACATAAGGGGCCAGAGCGTAGCGGGCAAAATCCTTGCGTTTCCGCGCGGGAAGGGTTCCACCGTTGGCTCCTACGTAATCTACGCCCTCAAGAAGAGCGGAAAGGCTCCAAAGGCAATAATCGTGGAAGAGGCAGAAACAATAGTCGCGACCGGCGCAATAATAGCGGGCATCCCGATGGTTCAGGGGATAGACGTCTCGAAGCTGAAGAGCGGGATGAAAGTTAGGGTGGACGCGGATTCTGGGGAAGTTGAGGTCGAGGAGTAA
- a CDS encoding nucleotidyltransferase domain-containing protein: MPREKVVRVWDEREVVYTPKRWRYLWEKREKALKVMERLSQFDPLLYGSVARGDVRRDSDIDIFIPIRVPSYLIELALEGLVGRRRIVMATPWHLIKGVIEIDEETTVTFPLIEPTDRELEFYRWGGAIDLWGVKTKERVPGVNKKLILIIPTEKGHIEREVVGRESEVAKILGVSVDIVTERVHVLTRRDSIGRTGIYLNEEVPDWMSFEEALKIIADRDPNVRKKVRERGGV, translated from the coding sequence ATGCCGCGGGAAAAAGTAGTCCGTGTGTGGGACGAGAGGGAAGTTGTCTACACCCCCAAGAGGTGGCGCTACCTCTGGGAGAAAAGGGAAAAGGCCCTGAAAGTAATGGAGCGCCTGAGCCAGTTCGACCCCCTGCTCTACGGCAGCGTAGCGAGGGGAGACGTGAGGCGGGACAGCGACATTGACATTTTCATTCCAATCCGGGTTCCGAGCTACCTCATCGAGCTCGCCCTTGAGGGCCTCGTGGGGAGAAGGAGGATAGTCATGGCAACCCCCTGGCACCTGATAAAGGGAGTAATTGAGATAGACGAGGAGACGACGGTAACGTTCCCCCTAATCGAGCCGACCGACAGGGAGCTTGAGTTCTACCGCTGGGGAGGGGCGATTGATTTATGGGGTGTCAAGACTAAGGAGCGCGTCCCAGGCGTCAACAAGAAGCTGATTCTGATAATTCCCACCGAGAAGGGCCACATCGAGCGCGAGGTCGTTGGGAGGGAGAGCGAGGTCGCTAAAATCCTCGGCGTGAGCGTGGATATAGTTACCGAACGCGTCCATGTTCTCACGAGGAGAGATTCAATTGGAAGGACGGGGATTTACCTCAACGAGGAAGTCCCGGACTGGATGAGCTTTGAGGAGGCCCTAAAAATAATCGCCGACCGCGACCCGAACGTGAGGAAAAAGGTGAGAGAGCGGGGGGGCGTATAG
- a CDS encoding site-2 protease family protein: MPRGIYECLNCGYREERDSREPLLEGSCPRCGGDMILVGYVEEKAGEAVSQLSKPVQPSPAPEREVPHLPPEVESKLRTFYNLRFAGFDGRVFVFEVDEILESNFEVVLSEMEKLGYWCALKKRHGKVLLLVFPAGEVKPDNRWLPWVFLLATLVTTFFSGYLLALNYIGVLDYYNLPGMRNPYLIALSFSASVMAILGTHELGHKIAAAYHGVRATMPYFIPFPFSLIGTLGAVIRVKSPLPTRNAAIDLGASGPIAGFLVALPVTAIGLKLSVVVPPEMVPATEGGVYFGTNLLFELMTKAVLGIPEDYVIFLHPIAMAGWVGLLVTFLNLIPVAQLDGGHILRAFISERAHRIVTYAAAFILIGMSYLWSGWFIWGLLVLFIGSAGNPGALDEVSPISRTRILLAVLVAVIFVLTATPVPIWTT; the protein is encoded by the coding sequence ATGCCGAGGGGAATCTACGAGTGCTTAAACTGCGGCTACCGCGAAGAGAGGGACTCCAGGGAGCCCCTCCTCGAAGGCTCGTGCCCCCGCTGTGGGGGCGATATGATCCTCGTGGGCTATGTGGAAGAGAAGGCCGGAGAGGCAGTTAGCCAGTTGTCCAAGCCGGTACAGCCCAGCCCGGCCCCTGAGAGGGAAGTTCCGCACCTGCCGCCTGAAGTCGAGTCCAAACTCAGGACGTTCTATAACCTCAGGTTTGCGGGGTTCGACGGCAGGGTCTTCGTCTTTGAGGTTGATGAAATCCTTGAATCCAACTTTGAGGTCGTTTTGAGCGAGATGGAGAAGCTCGGCTACTGGTGCGCCCTTAAAAAGCGCCACGGAAAGGTTCTCCTCCTGGTTTTCCCGGCCGGCGAGGTTAAACCCGACAACCGCTGGCTTCCCTGGGTTTTTCTGCTTGCGACGCTCGTCACGACGTTTTTCTCGGGCTACCTCCTGGCCCTGAACTACATTGGAGTCCTTGATTACTACAACCTGCCCGGCATGAGGAACCCATACCTCATAGCGCTCTCGTTCTCGGCCAGCGTTATGGCAATCCTTGGGACGCACGAGCTCGGCCACAAGATTGCCGCGGCGTACCACGGCGTCCGGGCGACGATGCCCTACTTCATACCATTCCCCTTCAGCCTCATCGGGACTCTGGGTGCTGTCATAAGGGTCAAGTCTCCCCTCCCCACGAGGAACGCGGCGATAGACCTGGGGGCCAGCGGGCCGATAGCTGGCTTTCTGGTCGCGCTCCCCGTCACGGCTATAGGCCTCAAGCTCTCAGTGGTCGTGCCTCCGGAGATGGTGCCTGCCACGGAGGGAGGCGTCTACTTCGGGACCAACCTCCTGTTTGAGCTTATGACCAAGGCCGTGCTCGGGATTCCTGAGGACTACGTGATATTCCTCCACCCAATTGCAATGGCAGGCTGGGTTGGACTGCTCGTCACGTTCCTCAACCTAATCCCGGTTGCCCAGCTCGACGGGGGCCACATCTTAAGGGCCTTCATAAGCGAGAGGGCCCACAGGATAGTAACTTACGCGGCCGCGTTCATTCTCATCGGAATGAGCTACCTGTGGAGCGGGTGGTTCATCTGGGGCCTCCTCGTGCTGTTCATAGGCTCTGCCGGGAACCCCGGGGCACTGGACGAGGTGTCGCCAATATCAAGGACGAGAATACTCCTTGCGGTGCTCGTGGCGGTTATATTCGTGCTCACGGCGACACCGGTGCCAATATGGACTACTTAG
- a CDS encoding SLC13 family permease: protein MLFILVISLSSTVIMNDTAVLIFIPLVVATSELASVDTGRAVALSAIAANVGSALTPIGNPQNIIIWQNHSLGFVEFTSSMLPFVSLWLAVLFAFALRIKDRGLSTEWVPSVTLKKALLGVSLVSLIADVLLIRTGRPALALMFTSLAFLLVGREVLRKFDWALVLTFVFIFVDFNELAFLLKDAGLQFPREGSELFLVSAVLSQLFSNVPATVLLLAGKPEWLPLSLGVNVGGNGFVIGSLANLIALRIARVSVKDFHRISIPYFSVTLLLSGVLLALF from the coding sequence ATGCTCTTCATTCTTGTGATTTCGCTTTCCTCGACCGTTATCATGAACGATACCGCAGTGCTGATTTTTATTCCTCTCGTCGTTGCGACCTCAGAGCTCGCCAGTGTGGACACTGGAAGGGCCGTGGCGCTCTCCGCTATCGCCGCAAACGTGGGTTCCGCTCTGACTCCAATAGGCAACCCCCAGAACATCATAATATGGCAGAACCACAGCCTCGGATTCGTGGAGTTCACCAGTTCGATGCTCCCCTTCGTTTCGCTCTGGCTCGCCGTCCTTTTTGCGTTCGCTCTGAGGATCAAAGACAGGGGGCTCTCGACTGAATGGGTTCCGTCAGTTACTCTCAAAAAGGCCCTCCTTGGCGTTTCCCTTGTCTCGCTGATAGCCGATGTGCTCCTGATTAGAACAGGGAGGCCAGCACTTGCGCTAATGTTCACGTCCCTTGCGTTTCTCCTAGTTGGCAGGGAAGTGCTCAGGAAGTTCGACTGGGCGCTTGTTCTGACCTTCGTCTTCATATTCGTTGATTTCAATGAGCTTGCATTTCTACTAAAGGACGCGGGCCTGCAGTTTCCCCGGGAGGGCTCTGAACTCTTCCTCGTTTCCGCCGTCCTCAGCCAGCTGTTCAGCAACGTCCCTGCAACGGTTCTCCTTCTGGCCGGCAAACCGGAGTGGCTTCCGCTCTCTCTGGGGGTCAACGTTGGAGGCAACGGCTTCGTCATAGGTTCCCTGGCAAACCTGATAGCACTCAGGATAGCAAGGGTTAGCGTAAAAGACTTCCACCGCATCTCCATCCCGTACTTCTCCGTGACCCTTTTGCTTTCAGGGGTTCTTCTAGCCCTTTTTTAA
- a CDS encoding class III signal peptide-containing protein: MKRKAQGAIEYLFMIAAALVIILIVVKQLQGKGKSAKDTANQAETEINNTLNQMMGNNTTTT, encoded by the coding sequence ATGAAGAGGAAGGCCCAGGGTGCAATTGAGTACCTGTTTATGATCGCCGCGGCGCTGGTTATAATCCTGATAGTCGTTAAGCAGCTCCAGGGCAAGGGCAAGAGTGCCAAGGATACTGCTAACCAAGCTGAAACCGAGATAAACAACACCCTTAACCAGATGATGGGGAACAACACTACCACTACCTAA
- a CDS encoding L-threonylcarbamoyladenylate synthase yields the protein MTIVINMRDGVDERKIKVAARLILEGKLVAFPTETVYGLGADALNEEAVKRIFEAKGRPADNPLIVHIADFNDLKKLAREVPKEAKLLAERFWPGPLTIVLPKKDEVPLVTTGGLDTVAVRMPAHEIALALIRASTPVAAPSANISGKPSPTLAEHVVDDFYGRIGAIIDGGPTKVGVESTVIDLSSERPTLLRPGGLPLEEIEAVIGPVEIHPAVKGKNADLARAPGMKYKHYSPNAQVIVVEGPKEMVREKIRELVREYRSKGYRVGVMATEEFEADEFYHLGRTVEDVAKNLFKALRELDRRGVDVIIAEGVEERGLGLAVMNRLRKAAGYRIVRA from the coding sequence ATGACGATTGTGATAAACATGCGAGACGGAGTTGACGAGAGAAAGATTAAGGTCGCTGCAAGGCTGATCCTCGAAGGAAAGCTCGTCGCGTTTCCGACCGAGACCGTCTACGGCCTGGGAGCAGACGCGCTGAATGAAGAGGCAGTGAAAAGGATTTTTGAGGCCAAGGGAAGGCCAGCTGACAACCCCCTCATCGTCCACATAGCTGATTTCAACGACCTGAAGAAGCTCGCGAGGGAGGTCCCGAAGGAGGCAAAGCTTCTCGCCGAGAGGTTCTGGCCAGGCCCCCTGACCATCGTCCTGCCGAAGAAGGACGAAGTCCCGCTCGTAACCACCGGTGGTCTTGATACCGTCGCTGTGAGGATGCCGGCCCACGAAATAGCCCTCGCTCTGATAAGGGCGAGCACTCCCGTTGCGGCCCCTTCCGCCAACATAAGCGGGAAGCCGAGCCCGACCCTCGCGGAGCACGTTGTTGACGACTTCTACGGCAGGATTGGGGCAATAATAGACGGAGGGCCGACAAAGGTTGGGGTCGAATCAACAGTCATAGACCTCAGCTCGGAGAGGCCAACGCTCCTCAGGCCCGGAGGTCTCCCCCTGGAAGAGATTGAGGCCGTCATAGGACCGGTTGAGATTCACCCCGCCGTCAAGGGAAAGAACGCTGACCTCGCGAGGGCCCCCGGAATGAAGTACAAGCACTACTCTCCAAACGCCCAGGTCATAGTTGTTGAAGGGCCGAAGGAAATGGTCAGAGAAAAAATCAGGGAGCTCGTCAGAGAGTACCGCTCGAAGGGCTACCGCGTTGGGGTTATGGCGACAGAAGAGTTCGAGGCCGACGAGTTCTACCACCTCGGAAGGACGGTTGAAGATGTGGCCAAAAACTTATTCAAGGCCCTCAGGGAGCTCGACAGGCGCGGAGTTGACGTCATAATCGCGGAGGGCGTCGAGGAGAGGGGCCTCGGCCTTGCGGTCATGAACAGGCTCAGGAAAGCCGCGGGCTACCGGATAGTCCGGGCTTAG
- a CDS encoding M42 family metallopeptidase, whose translation MERVVEILREILEIPSPTGYTKEVLAHIEKTLDKAGIKTRYTNKGALLAYNHPEPELVIAGHVDTLGAMVKGILSNGHLSFTRVGGLHLPAFEGEYCTIITRSGKKYRGTLLLKNPSVHVNKEAGKKERKEENMYIRLDELVEKKEDTEKLGIRPGDFIAFDPKFEYVNGFVKAHFLDDKASVAVMIDLMLDLGAETLEKLPVAFFFSPYEEVGHGGSAGYPPTTKELLVVDMGVVGDGVAGKETAVSIAAKDSSGPYDYEMTTKLIELAEKNNIPYVVDVFPYYGSDGSAALRAGWDFRVALIGPGVHASHGMERTHVKGLLATKELIRAYIQEKWA comes from the coding sequence ATGGAGCGCGTCGTTGAGATTCTGAGAGAAATCCTTGAAATTCCTTCCCCGACCGGCTACACTAAGGAGGTTCTCGCACACATTGAGAAAACGCTCGACAAGGCAGGGATAAAGACCCGCTACACCAACAAGGGGGCCCTGCTCGCCTACAACCACCCAGAGCCGGAGCTCGTTATAGCGGGCCACGTTGACACCCTCGGCGCGATGGTTAAGGGGATCCTGTCGAACGGGCACCTGAGCTTCACGAGGGTAGGCGGCCTCCACCTCCCGGCCTTCGAGGGCGAGTACTGCACGATAATCACCCGCTCGGGGAAGAAGTACCGCGGAACGCTTCTCCTCAAGAACCCCAGCGTCCACGTCAACAAGGAGGCCGGAAAGAAGGAGCGCAAGGAGGAGAACATGTACATCCGCCTGGACGAGCTGGTAGAGAAGAAGGAAGATACAGAGAAGCTCGGCATAAGGCCGGGCGACTTCATAGCCTTCGACCCGAAGTTCGAGTACGTGAACGGCTTCGTCAAGGCCCACTTTTTAGACGACAAGGCGAGCGTGGCTGTGATGATTGACTTAATGCTCGATTTAGGTGCCGAGACCCTCGAAAAGCTCCCCGTGGCGTTCTTCTTCTCGCCCTATGAGGAAGTCGGTCACGGCGGCTCCGCGGGCTACCCGCCGACAACAAAAGAGCTCCTTGTCGTTGACATGGGCGTCGTCGGAGACGGCGTTGCCGGCAAGGAAACGGCCGTTTCAATAGCGGCCAAGGACTCAAGCGGGCCCTACGACTACGAGATGACGACCAAGCTCATAGAGCTTGCAGAGAAGAACAACATTCCCTACGTGGTTGACGTCTTCCCCTACTACGGCTCAGACGGTTCCGCGGCCTTAAGGGCCGGCTGGGACTTCCGCGTTGCCCTCATCGGGCCCGGCGTCCACGCGAGCCACGGGATGGAGAGGACTCACGTCAAGGGTCTGCTCGCTACGAAGGAGCTTATACGGGCGTATATCCAGGAGAAATGGGCCTGA